One Amorphoplanes digitatis genomic window carries:
- a CDS encoding TauD/TfdA family dioxygenase, with amino-acid sequence MRSLVTPVTGALPFVMTPDEPRLPVTSTDALDAPAIRRKLREHGAVLLRGYDVGGVDGFDRVVRTISGSPLAYTERSSPRSTIKGQVYTSTDYPPGEEIFLHNENSYQARWPLTLFFYCVRPPETLGATPLADTRQVYRAIDPAVRDEFAARGWRVVRNFTDGYGVPWQQAFGTGDRSEVEAYCVRNGMRPEWVGANGLRTRAVRRAVHRHPVTGETVWFNHIAFFHVTTLAPDVCEGLRELMDEADLPTNSYYGDGAPIPDDVVAHLRQCYRDAQRRFDWQEHDVLVVDNMLAAHGREPFTGPRKIAVAMAEASGDQHAGGDRAL; translated from the coding sequence ATGCGCTCCCTAGTCACGCCGGTCACGGGTGCCCTGCCCTTCGTTATGACGCCTGACGAACCCCGTCTGCCGGTCACGAGTACCGATGCCCTGGACGCCCCGGCCATCCGCCGAAAACTGCGCGAACACGGCGCCGTGCTGCTGCGCGGCTACGACGTCGGCGGTGTGGACGGCTTCGACCGGGTGGTGCGGACGATCTCCGGGTCGCCGCTGGCGTACACCGAGCGGTCGTCGCCGCGCAGCACGATCAAGGGACAGGTGTACACCTCGACGGACTACCCGCCGGGCGAGGAGATCTTCCTGCACAACGAGAACTCGTACCAGGCCCGCTGGCCGCTGACGCTGTTCTTCTACTGTGTACGGCCGCCCGAGACGCTCGGCGCGACGCCGCTCGCCGACACCAGGCAGGTGTACCGGGCGATCGACCCGGCGGTCCGCGACGAGTTCGCCGCGCGGGGCTGGCGGGTGGTCCGCAACTTCACCGACGGTTACGGGGTGCCCTGGCAGCAGGCGTTCGGCACCGGTGACCGGTCCGAGGTCGAGGCGTACTGCGTGCGCAACGGGATGCGCCCGGAGTGGGTCGGCGCGAACGGGCTGCGGACCCGGGCCGTCCGCAGGGCGGTGCACCGGCACCCGGTGACCGGGGAGACGGTGTGGTTCAACCACATCGCGTTCTTCCACGTCACGACGCTGGCACCGGACGTCTGCGAGGGCCTGCGGGAGCTCATGGACGAGGCCGACCTGCCGACGAACAGCTACTACGGCGACGGCGCGCCCATACCGGACGACGTGGTGGCGCACCTGCGGCAGTGCTACCGGGACGCGCAGCGGCGCTTCGACTGGCAGGAGCACGACGTGCTGGTGGTGGACAACATGCTCGCCGCGCACGGCCGGGAGCCGTTCACCGGCCCCCGCAAGATCGCCGTGGCGATGGCCGAGGCGTCCGGCGACCAGCACGCCGGAGGCGACCGTGCGCTCTGA
- a CDS encoding type 2 lanthipeptide synthetase LanM family protein, producing the protein MTESVSDQLSSWSDVAGRLTGSTPDAAAVTAALAVPTRGIVTAARDRMIDRMRGVLPDAELAAAADGFTEELGARLVRLTGGVLAADFHARQRAGELTGDDGPRRFADFVTRLAGPDGLSTLLARYPVLDRLIAEAASSAADTRAELLGRYAADRRALIDALLYGRDPGPLTGVRTGLGDPHQGGRSVALLTFGDGRRVIYKPRGLASYATLAALIDWLNGAVPGLDLRAAATLTRPAYGYAEFIAHRPLADLEAGARFYRRAGALLALLHAVRAVDLHCENLIADGEHPVLVDAEMLFHPDLPPPGAADDPARRMLSASVHRTGLLPAVMVVPAGVVDCSGLGGHGAAAPGGPRWHLTGAGHDRLRPHPGGPAAGLNRPRLHGRALDPSDFEAALCGGLRDGYDAIMNDRAGFRKLLDTATGLGVRIMFRPSRTYALLLDGATHPDLLRDDAGRVRAFGVLSHTSAADPLRAPLVEHEVADLRRGDIPIFTARADRRDVWTSAGARLPGLLPGTGLDEAAATLAAMGAADLHDQEWIVRATLASRHPVDGGHRAAAALPGPMTGHEAGPGRLLTMACGLADQILARGVTGGDRVNWLGLEVVDGARWMVLPMGASLSNGYLGVALFLAQLAELTGIARYRETARRAASAAGPLCESLAARPDLAVHVGVGGYHGFGGICYGLSRLSTLLDDPRMRAFARAGVVAATAAAAAPGPPGVAGGTAGCLAAMRAVHAELGLSSAAALAATCADQLAAGPAGDGPGFADGRAGIAWALDDARGLAALDPPGDGDHGWCRGTAGLVAARGVPAGADPVDLARTLERRPVSGDLSLCHGEAGITEALLVLAAADPQRSVQRILRHRAGLVLNAIERYGPGCGTPGGVATPGLFNGLAGIGYGLLRLGFPARVPSVLLLEPGRPKEVTTTRTPPASGQ; encoded by the coding sequence ATGACCGAGTCGGTGTCCGATCAGCTCTCCTCCTGGTCAGACGTCGCCGGGCGCCTGACCGGGTCCACTCCGGACGCCGCGGCGGTGACGGCCGCGCTCGCCGTGCCGACGCGCGGGATCGTCACCGCCGCCCGTGACCGGATGATCGACCGGATGCGCGGCGTGCTGCCGGACGCCGAGCTCGCCGCGGCGGCCGACGGATTCACCGAGGAGCTCGGCGCCCGCCTGGTCCGCCTGACCGGCGGCGTCCTCGCCGCGGACTTCCACGCCCGGCAGCGCGCCGGCGAGCTGACCGGCGACGACGGCCCGCGCCGGTTCGCGGACTTCGTGACCCGCCTCGCCGGCCCGGACGGCCTGAGCACCCTGCTCGCCCGCTATCCCGTGCTGGACCGGCTGATCGCCGAGGCCGCGTCGTCGGCCGCCGACACCCGGGCCGAGCTGCTCGGGCGGTACGCGGCCGACCGCCGCGCCCTGATCGACGCCCTGCTCTACGGCCGGGACCCGGGCCCGCTGACCGGCGTCCGCACCGGACTCGGCGACCCGCACCAGGGCGGCCGGTCGGTGGCCCTGCTCACCTTCGGCGACGGCCGGCGGGTGATCTACAAGCCGCGCGGCCTCGCCTCGTACGCCACCCTCGCCGCGCTGATCGACTGGCTGAACGGGGCCGTGCCCGGCCTGGACCTGCGCGCCGCCGCGACCCTGACCCGCCCCGCCTACGGTTACGCCGAGTTCATCGCGCACCGCCCGCTCGCCGACCTCGAGGCCGGTGCGCGCTTCTACCGCCGGGCCGGCGCGCTGCTCGCGCTGCTGCACGCGGTCCGGGCGGTCGACCTGCACTGCGAGAACCTGATCGCGGACGGCGAGCATCCGGTGCTCGTCGACGCGGAGATGCTGTTCCACCCGGACCTACCGCCGCCCGGTGCGGCCGACGACCCGGCCCGCCGGATGCTGTCCGCCTCGGTGCACCGGACCGGCCTGCTGCCGGCGGTGATGGTCGTACCGGCCGGCGTCGTCGACTGCTCGGGCCTCGGCGGCCACGGCGCCGCCGCGCCGGGCGGCCCGAGGTGGCACCTGACCGGCGCCGGGCACGACCGGCTGCGCCCGCACCCGGGTGGCCCGGCCGCCGGGCTGAACCGGCCCCGGCTGCACGGGCGGGCCCTCGACCCGAGCGACTTCGAGGCGGCGCTCTGCGGCGGGCTGCGCGACGGCTACGACGCGATCATGAACGACCGGGCCGGCTTCCGGAAGCTGCTGGACACCGCCACCGGGCTCGGCGTGCGGATCATGTTCCGGCCGAGCCGCACCTACGCGCTGCTGCTGGACGGCGCCACCCACCCGGACCTGCTGCGCGACGACGCCGGCCGGGTACGCGCCTTCGGCGTCCTGTCGCACACCTCGGCCGCCGACCCGCTGCGCGCCCCGCTGGTCGAGCACGAGGTGGCCGACCTGCGCCGCGGCGACATCCCGATCTTCACCGCGCGCGCGGACCGCCGCGACGTATGGACCTCGGCCGGTGCGCGCCTGCCCGGCCTGCTGCCCGGCACCGGGCTGGACGAAGCCGCGGCGACACTGGCCGCCATGGGCGCCGCCGACCTGCACGACCAGGAGTGGATCGTCCGCGCCACCCTGGCGTCGCGGCACCCGGTCGACGGCGGGCACCGGGCCGCCGCCGCGCTGCCCGGGCCGATGACCGGTCACGAGGCCGGGCCGGGCCGGCTGCTCACCATGGCGTGCGGGCTCGCCGACCAGATCCTCGCGCGCGGCGTCACCGGCGGCGACCGGGTGAACTGGCTGGGCCTCGAGGTCGTCGACGGCGCACGGTGGATGGTGCTGCCGATGGGCGCGAGCCTGTCGAACGGCTATCTCGGCGTCGCGTTGTTCCTCGCCCAGCTCGCCGAGCTGACCGGGATCGCCCGGTACCGCGAGACCGCGCGGCGGGCCGCGAGCGCCGCCGGGCCGCTCTGCGAGAGCCTGGCCGCGCGCCCGGACCTGGCGGTGCACGTCGGCGTCGGCGGCTACCACGGCTTCGGCGGCATCTGCTACGGACTGTCGCGGCTGTCGACGCTGCTCGACGACCCGCGGATGCGCGCCTTTGCGCGGGCCGGCGTCGTGGCCGCCACCGCGGCGGCCGCCGCGCCCGGCCCGCCGGGCGTGGCCGGCGGCACCGCCGGGTGCCTGGCGGCGATGCGCGCGGTCCACGCCGAACTGGGGCTGAGCTCGGCGGCGGCGCTCGCCGCGACCTGCGCGGACCAGCTCGCCGCCGGTCCGGCGGGTGACGGGCCGGGCTTCGCCGACGGCCGCGCCGGCATCGCGTGGGCGCTGGACGATGCGCGCGGCCTCGCCGCCCTGGACCCGCCCGGCGACGGCGACCACGGCTGGTGCCGCGGGACCGCGGGCCTCGTCGCGGCCCGCGGTGTCCCCGCCGGCGCCGATCCGGTCGACCTGGCCCGGACGCTCGAGCGGCGGCCGGTGTCGGGCGACCTCAGCCTCTGCCACGGCGAGGCGGGCATCACCGAGGCCCTGCTGGTGCTGGCCGCCGCCGACCCGCAACGGTCGGTGCAGCGGATCCTGCGCCACCGGGCCGGCCTGGTGCTCAACGCCATCGAACGGTACGGACCCGGCTGCGGCACCCCCGGCGGGGTCGCGACGCCCGGGCTGTTCAACGGGCTGGCCGGCATCGGCTACGGGCTGCTGCGCCTCGGGTTCCCGGCACGGGTGCCCTCGGTGCTGCTGCTCGAGCCGGGCCGTCCGAAAGAGGTCACCACAACCCGCACGCCACCGGCGAGCGGCCAATGA
- a CDS encoding ATP-binding protein translates to MRHRTPALVGRDDELRSAEQMLAAARAGRGGTMFVTGDGGIGKSRLAAAAADMAFAADMSLLRGRGSAVGLTMPFRSLTEALLSLVRSGDPIDVTELGPYRHALGRLIPDWADGPAGPGPGSLVVLAEAVLRLTALAGRDRGCLIVLDDMQDADAETVAVVEYLIDNLGQQSTMLLCTVRDGPCAALDLARAAEQRGLAAVQTLLPLGPGDIRALAASCLDCPPADVPGPLVDSLVADSAGNPLLAEELLAAIVNSGQLVHESGCWTLPDVIRTSVPEALARAVAGRVEQLGPEARDLLSVGAVLGRRFPLALLHAVSGLDDRALLNHLHGEDAGRLVAPDEQTPDWYAFQHPLLGEAVLQLLAPGHRVVLARRAADAIAATYPGLPDEWCQVSASLRLQAQEPGAAARHYLEAGRRALAQGAASSAVDLLDRTRELLDGDPDQLAHATAIEALVSALAEAGLMERALDLANRLDVAPDGPDRRRRAELHTRLAWAANLAGRTADGLSQVALARAALGPDAPDEATAPIDVVEAHVMLDLPGPERFTVIETMTRRAAAVAEAVPLPEVACQAWQLLGALSRRRDLAEATACLERARAIAVRHHLPIWEIHALVRLGQDEALRNGGIALLEQTRQAALRCGAVTAGYHADTNIALHTVLHGDFAAAGPLIDRTLGATTRLKMIETTQLLLLSRAILGAHQGRRREMNDAIAEFRRWDGDQDLHAPRVHGLARAFCALLEEDRERAAAELARARRPGDANVSAHLSGEHGLGPLLRVLAGPGDDDPAPGARAGPAAALRWNRQFALLAQAILAGRAGRADDATAAFGEALLAAAPYATARHLCLRLGGEAALRDGWGDPVAWLRAAEEHFHAVGVVPVSSACRALLRQAGAVVNQRRTGAEDLPRELRAAGVTVREYEVLRLLVERLGNREIAGRLHLSPRTVEKHVASLIAKTGQANRIVLGEFAGEFVS, encoded by the coding sequence TTGCGGCACCGCACCCCGGCGCTGGTCGGGCGCGACGACGAGCTCCGATCCGCGGAACAGATGCTGGCCGCGGCGCGAGCCGGGCGAGGCGGGACGATGTTCGTCACCGGAGACGGTGGCATCGGCAAGTCCCGCCTCGCGGCCGCCGCCGCGGACATGGCCTTCGCCGCCGACATGAGCCTGCTGCGCGGGCGCGGCAGCGCGGTCGGCCTGACCATGCCGTTCCGCTCGCTCACCGAGGCCCTGCTGTCGCTGGTCCGCAGCGGCGACCCGATCGACGTGACCGAGCTCGGCCCGTACCGCCACGCGCTGGGCCGGCTCATCCCCGACTGGGCCGACGGGCCGGCCGGCCCCGGCCCCGGCTCCCTGGTGGTGCTCGCCGAGGCGGTGCTGCGCCTGACCGCGCTGGCCGGACGCGACCGCGGCTGCCTCATCGTGCTGGACGACATGCAGGACGCCGACGCGGAGACCGTCGCCGTCGTCGAGTACCTCATCGACAACCTCGGCCAGCAGTCCACAATGCTGCTCTGCACCGTCCGGGACGGGCCCTGCGCGGCCCTCGACCTGGCCCGGGCCGCCGAGCAGCGTGGTCTGGCCGCCGTGCAGACCCTGCTGCCGCTCGGCCCGGGCGACATCCGCGCCCTGGCCGCCTCCTGCCTGGACTGCCCGCCGGCGGACGTGCCCGGGCCGCTTGTCGACAGCCTCGTCGCGGACAGCGCCGGCAACCCGCTGCTGGCCGAGGAGCTGCTGGCCGCGATCGTCAACAGCGGGCAGCTCGTGCACGAGAGCGGCTGCTGGACCCTGCCCGACGTGATCCGCACCAGCGTGCCGGAGGCCCTCGCCCGCGCGGTGGCCGGCCGCGTCGAGCAGCTCGGCCCCGAGGCCCGCGACCTGCTCTCGGTCGGCGCCGTGCTGGGCCGCCGCTTCCCGCTCGCCCTGTTGCACGCGGTCTCCGGCCTCGACGACCGTGCCCTGCTCAACCACCTGCACGGCGAGGACGCCGGCCGGCTGGTCGCGCCCGACGAGCAGACACCGGACTGGTACGCCTTCCAGCACCCGCTGCTCGGCGAGGCGGTGTTGCAGCTGCTCGCGCCGGGACACCGCGTCGTGCTGGCCCGCCGCGCCGCCGACGCGATCGCGGCGACCTACCCGGGCCTGCCCGACGAATGGTGCCAGGTCAGCGCGTCGTTGCGGCTGCAGGCGCAGGAGCCGGGCGCCGCGGCCCGGCACTACCTGGAGGCGGGCCGGCGTGCTCTGGCACAGGGCGCGGCGTCCTCGGCCGTCGACCTGCTCGACCGCACCCGCGAGCTGCTCGACGGCGACCCCGACCAGCTCGCGCACGCCACCGCCATCGAGGCCCTGGTGTCGGCGCTGGCCGAGGCCGGCCTGATGGAACGCGCCCTCGACCTGGCCAACCGCCTCGACGTGGCGCCCGACGGCCCCGACCGGCGCCGCCGCGCCGAACTGCACACCCGCCTGGCCTGGGCCGCCAACCTCGCCGGGCGCACCGCGGACGGCCTGAGCCAGGTCGCGCTCGCCCGCGCCGCGCTCGGCCCGGACGCACCCGACGAGGCCACCGCCCCGATCGACGTGGTCGAGGCGCACGTCATGCTGGACCTGCCCGGCCCCGAGCGGTTCACGGTCATCGAGACGATGACCCGCCGGGCCGCCGCGGTCGCCGAGGCGGTGCCGCTGCCCGAGGTGGCCTGCCAGGCGTGGCAGCTGCTCGGCGCGCTGAGCCGCCGCCGGGACCTGGCGGAGGCGACCGCGTGCCTGGAGCGGGCGCGCGCCATCGCCGTGCGCCACCACCTGCCGATCTGGGAGATACACGCCCTGGTCCGGCTCGGCCAGGACGAGGCGCTGCGCAACGGCGGCATCGCACTGCTGGAGCAGACCAGGCAGGCGGCGCTGCGCTGCGGCGCGGTGACCGCCGGATACCACGCCGACACGAACATCGCCCTGCACACCGTCCTGCACGGCGACTTCGCGGCGGCGGGCCCGCTCATCGACCGGACGCTGGGCGCCACCACGCGCCTGAAGATGATCGAGACGACGCAGCTGCTGCTGCTCTCCCGGGCCATCCTCGGCGCGCACCAGGGCCGGCGCCGCGAGATGAACGACGCCATCGCCGAGTTCCGGCGCTGGGACGGCGACCAGGACCTGCACGCGCCCCGCGTACACGGCCTGGCCCGCGCGTTCTGCGCCCTGCTGGAGGAGGACCGCGAGCGCGCCGCCGCGGAACTGGCCCGCGCGCGGCGGCCGGGCGACGCCAACGTCAGCGCGCACCTGAGCGGCGAACACGGCCTCGGCCCGCTGCTGCGGGTCCTCGCCGGGCCCGGCGACGACGACCCGGCGCCGGGCGCGAGGGCCGGGCCGGCCGCCGCGCTGCGCTGGAACCGGCAGTTCGCCCTGCTCGCCCAGGCGATCCTCGCCGGGCGGGCGGGTCGCGCCGACGACGCCACCGCGGCGTTCGGCGAGGCGCTGCTCGCCGCGGCGCCGTACGCCACCGCCCGGCACCTCTGCCTGCGACTCGGCGGGGAGGCGGCGCTGCGCGACGGGTGGGGTGACCCCGTGGCCTGGCTGCGCGCCGCCGAGGAGCACTTCCACGCCGTCGGCGTGGTCCCGGTGTCCAGCGCCTGCCGGGCCCTGCTGCGCCAGGCGGGCGCCGTGGTCAACCAGCGCCGCACCGGGGCCGAGGACCTGCCCCGGGAGCTGCGCGCCGCCGGGGTGACCGTCCGCGAGTACGAGGTGCTGCGGCTGCTCGTGGAGCGCCTCGGCAACCGGGAGATCGCCGGTCGGCTGCACCTGTCCCCGCGTACCGTCGAGAAGCACGTCGCCAGCCTGATCGCCAAGACCGGCCAGGCCAACCGGATCGTGCTCGGCGAATTCGCCGGCGAATTCGTCAGCTGA
- a CDS encoding MbtH family protein, with protein MPDEQADERTYQVVVNDEEQYSVWLADRELPPGWRAEGTRGARADCLAHIGTVWTDMRPLSLRRQMESAGA; from the coding sequence ATGCCCGACGAGCAGGCGGACGAGCGGACGTATCAGGTAGTCGTCAACGACGAGGAGCAGTACTCGGTCTGGCTCGCCGACCGGGAACTGCCGCCGGGCTGGCGCGCCGAGGGCACCCGCGGCGCGCGTGCGGACTGCCTGGCGCACATCGGCACGGTGTGGACCGACATGCGGCCGCTGAGCCTGCGCCGGCAGATGGAGAGCGCCGGCGCCTGA
- the sbnB gene encoding 2,3-diaminopropionate biosynthesis protein SbnB translates to MLIIGREQVRQALDGADEEVVQAVRAAYERHERGGTAVPHSVFLRFPDDDRNRIIALPAYLGGDDSGDDAVAGIKWISSFPGNVAAGRPRASAVMILNSMRTGAPEALLEAATISARRTAASAALAAATLAADVPDAGVTLVGCGVINDEVLRLLRTTLPGLSAVTVFDLDPRRAHAFAAECTARHRDLKVDVAPGIEAALGAHRLVSLATTASTPHLDDRHCRPGSLLLHLSLRDLTPQTVLTSTNIVDDADHVCRASTSLHLAEQEVGSRDFIAASLGALLVGGEPYRRDETGLTVFSPFGLGILDLAVARLARRRAAALGVGTEFTDF, encoded by the coding sequence ATGTTGATCATTGGCAGGGAACAGGTCCGGCAGGCACTCGACGGCGCGGACGAGGAGGTAGTTCAGGCGGTCCGGGCCGCGTACGAGCGCCACGAGCGGGGCGGCACCGCCGTGCCGCACTCGGTGTTCCTGCGGTTCCCGGACGACGACCGCAACCGGATCATCGCGCTGCCGGCCTACCTGGGCGGTGACGACAGCGGTGACGACGCCGTGGCCGGTATCAAGTGGATCTCGTCGTTCCCCGGCAACGTCGCCGCCGGCCGGCCGCGCGCCAGCGCGGTGATGATCCTGAACTCGATGCGGACCGGTGCGCCGGAGGCGCTGCTGGAGGCGGCCACCATCTCGGCGCGGCGTACCGCGGCGTCGGCGGCGCTGGCCGCGGCCACCCTCGCCGCGGACGTGCCGGACGCCGGGGTCACGCTGGTGGGCTGCGGCGTCATCAACGACGAGGTGCTGCGCCTGCTGCGCACCACGCTGCCCGGGCTGAGCGCGGTGACCGTCTTCGACCTCGACCCGCGGCGGGCCCACGCGTTCGCCGCCGAGTGCACGGCCCGGCACCGCGACCTGAAGGTCGACGTGGCGCCCGGCATCGAGGCCGCGCTCGGCGCGCATCGGCTGGTCTCGCTGGCGACCACGGCGTCGACACCGCACCTGGACGACCGGCACTGCCGGCCCGGGAGCCTGCTGCTGCACCTGTCGCTGCGCGACCTGACCCCGCAGACCGTGCTGACCAGCACGAACATCGTGGACGACGCCGATCACGTGTGCCGGGCCTCGACGTCGCTGCACCTGGCGGAGCAGGAGGTGGGCAGCCGGGACTTCATCGCGGCGTCGCTCGGTGCGCTGCTGGTCGGCGGGGAACCGTACCGGCGCGACGAGACCGGGCTGACCGTGTTCTCGCCGTTCGGGCTGGGCATTCTCGACCTGGCCGTGGCCCGGCTGGCGCGGCGGCGGGCCGCCGCCCTCGGCGTCGGCACCGAGTTCACCGACTTCTGA
- the sbnA gene encoding 2,3-diaminopropionate biosynthesis protein SbnA, translating into MNLPAFVSGITATVGSTPLVELARLGGSRPFRVFAKLEAYNPGGSVKDRSALEMIRHGIASGRIVPGRSVVVESSSGNLGIGLAQVCAYYGVRFVCVVDPRTNAQNIAIMRALGAEVEVVTRTDAATGEYLPVRIARVRELAAATPYGYCPDQYSNPLNPRAHRTTMHEIVTALPAPPDLLFCATSSCGTLRGCVEYAREQGLGTRFVAVDAVGSAIFGNQLAARLIPGHGAAVRPALYLDGLADEVVHVDDASAVVGCRQLVAQEAVLAGGSSGAVVAALERTRPRIPAGAACVLIFPDRGERYLDTIYDDDWVRRHFGDIAHLWKQDVMETATC; encoded by the coding sequence ATGAATTTGCCGGCATTCGTCAGCGGGATAACCGCCACGGTCGGTTCGACCCCGCTCGTCGAGCTGGCAAGGCTCGGCGGCAGCAGGCCCTTTCGCGTGTTCGCGAAGCTGGAGGCCTACAACCCCGGCGGTAGCGTCAAGGACCGCTCCGCGCTCGAGATGATCCGTCACGGCATCGCCTCCGGGCGGATCGTGCCGGGCCGCTCCGTGGTGGTCGAGTCCAGTTCGGGCAATCTGGGCATCGGGCTGGCGCAGGTGTGCGCGTACTACGGTGTCAGGTTCGTCTGTGTGGTCGATCCGCGGACCAACGCGCAGAACATCGCCATCATGCGGGCGCTGGGCGCCGAGGTCGAGGTGGTCACCCGCACCGACGCGGCGACCGGCGAGTACCTGCCGGTGCGGATCGCCCGGGTGCGCGAGCTGGCCGCGGCCACGCCGTACGGCTACTGCCCCGACCAGTACTCCAATCCGCTGAACCCGCGCGCGCACCGGACCACCATGCACGAGATCGTCACGGCGCTCCCGGCGCCGCCGGACCTGCTGTTCTGCGCCACGAGCTCATGCGGAACGCTGCGCGGCTGCGTGGAGTACGCCCGGGAGCAGGGGCTCGGTACCCGGTTCGTGGCGGTGGACGCGGTCGGCAGCGCCATCTTCGGCAACCAGCTCGCGGCCCGGCTGATACCCGGGCACGGCGCCGCGGTGCGCCCGGCGCTCTACCTCGACGGCCTGGCCGACGAGGTCGTGCACGTCGACGACGCGAGCGCCGTGGTGGGCTGCCGTCAGCTCGTCGCGCAGGAGGCGGTCCTGGCCGGCGGCTCCTCGGGTGCGGTGGTGGCGGCGCTGGAGCGCACGCGCCCCCGGATCCCGGCGGGCGCCGCGTGCGTGCTGATCTTCCCGGACCGGGGCGAGCGGTATCTCGACACCATCTACGACGACGACTGGGTGCGCCGGCACTTCGGGGACATCGCCCATCTGTGGAAACAGGACGTGATGGAGACAGCCACATGTTGA